The Streptomyces sp. NBC_00440 genome contains a region encoding:
- a CDS encoding IclR family transcriptional regulator, translating to MSMTIGRPSAGELSSLTRGLRILEFIQDRGQAEVSEVVAAMGIPSSSAYRYVRLLKEAGFLAEVDGALLPTDRLADRSIDRTGHLVDLARPVLTRLMRRSGLDVALTVRAHTAALCLDTRGSGSGTVALRPGQVLALYSGASATPLLATAPETVRRQVLQGRLQRFTAATPDAASLRLELAEARRDGYHVTHGWLTPGVSAVGMPVLVAGSCLCAVSLVGRHAELTDVTRPLALLREAVADITASMPRAATQVWLSPDEESTREDL from the coding sequence ATGAGCATGACCATCGGACGGCCGTCCGCAGGTGAACTGTCCTCCCTGACGCGCGGCCTGCGGATCCTGGAGTTCATCCAGGACCGGGGCCAGGCCGAGGTGTCGGAAGTCGTCGCGGCCATGGGCATCCCGTCGTCGTCGGCCTACCGATACGTCCGGCTGCTCAAGGAGGCAGGGTTCCTCGCCGAGGTCGACGGCGCCCTGCTGCCCACCGACCGCCTCGCCGACCGTTCCATCGACCGTACCGGGCACCTGGTGGACCTGGCGCGCCCCGTGCTCACCCGGCTGATGCGTCGCAGCGGTCTGGACGTGGCACTCACGGTACGGGCGCACACCGCCGCGCTCTGCCTGGACACCCGCGGCAGCGGATCAGGCACGGTGGCGCTGCGGCCCGGTCAGGTCCTGGCCCTGTACTCGGGGGCCAGCGCCACGCCGCTGCTGGCGACGGCGCCCGAGACGGTTCGCCGCCAGGTCCTGCAAGGACGGCTGCAACGGTTCACGGCGGCGACCCCGGACGCCGCGTCCCTGCGCCTCGAACTCGCCGAAGCCCGCAGGGACGGCTACCACGTGACGCACGGCTGGCTCACCCCCGGCGTCAGCGCCGTCGGGATGCCCGTTCTTGTCGCCGGCTCGTGCTTGTGCGCGGTGTCCCTGGTGGGGCGGCACGCGGAACTCACCGATGTCACCCGGCCGCTGGCCCTGCTGAGGGAAGCGGTCGCGGACATCACGGCCAGCATGCCCCGGGCGGCGACCCAGGTGTGGCTGTCGCCCGATGAGGAGAGCACGCGCGAGGACCTCTGA
- a CDS encoding dihydroorotase, whose translation MEKAQGHERADIVLTGVVPVADGKFERGWVAVAGGVITGVGTGAAPKAPAARRIDVRDAFVLPGAVDAHVHSYSHAGEGLRAATSAAATGGVTTIVEMPFDAEGPVNHVERLKAKREKVAEEAVVDVALLGTLAPGGGWREAEALADGGVVGFKVSLFDTDPFRFPRIDDAELLDVMKAVGAVESTLCVHAENNEIIKALLADERHRSSTDPAVHSATRPPVSETLGVLTAMEIAAHQGNALHLCHLSLGRSAELVRWYQGQGVDITFETCPHYLTFTEDDMRGSRGRLKINPPLRDGANRDAMWQAVTTGLATAVTSDHAPWPAEFKDQERILDNHSGVPGTETLVATTLGACLRRFGAGPQFARAVAALTSNPADRYGIGHRKGRLAPGHDADIMVLTPDDTWRIDGSALHSRAGWTPYDAYAPGARVTLTLSRGTVVWDAGKGLTGKPGRGEQVHRR comes from the coding sequence ATGGAAAAGGCACAAGGTCACGAGCGCGCCGACATCGTCCTCACCGGGGTCGTGCCGGTCGCGGACGGGAAATTCGAGCGTGGGTGGGTCGCTGTCGCGGGTGGTGTCATCACCGGAGTCGGAACCGGGGCGGCGCCGAAAGCCCCCGCGGCGCGGCGAATCGACGTCAGGGACGCTTTCGTCCTGCCGGGTGCGGTCGACGCCCACGTGCACTCGTACTCGCACGCGGGTGAGGGGCTGCGGGCCGCAACCTCCGCCGCGGCCACCGGAGGTGTGACCACGATCGTGGAGATGCCCTTCGACGCGGAGGGCCCCGTGAACCACGTGGAGCGGCTCAAGGCGAAGCGGGAGAAGGTGGCCGAGGAGGCCGTCGTCGATGTCGCCCTGCTCGGCACCCTCGCGCCCGGCGGTGGCTGGCGGGAGGCCGAGGCCCTGGCCGACGGGGGAGTGGTGGGGTTCAAGGTGTCGCTCTTCGACACCGACCCGTTCCGGTTCCCGCGTATCGACGATGCCGAGTTGCTGGATGTGATGAAGGCCGTCGGCGCCGTGGAGTCGACGCTGTGCGTACACGCGGAGAACAACGAGATCATCAAGGCGCTCCTCGCCGACGAGCGGCACCGTTCCTCGACCGATCCGGCTGTGCACTCCGCGACCCGGCCACCCGTCTCGGAGACGCTCGGCGTGCTCACCGCGATGGAGATCGCCGCCCATCAGGGCAACGCGCTGCACCTGTGCCATCTGTCCCTGGGGCGGTCGGCCGAGCTCGTGCGCTGGTACCAGGGCCAGGGCGTGGACATCACCTTCGAGACATGCCCGCACTACCTGACCTTCACCGAGGACGACATGCGCGGCTCGCGCGGCCGGCTGAAGATCAACCCCCCGCTGCGCGACGGGGCGAACCGCGACGCCATGTGGCAGGCCGTCACCACGGGCCTTGCCACGGCAGTCACCTCCGACCACGCCCCTTGGCCCGCCGAGTTCAAGGACCAGGAACGGATCCTGGACAACCACTCGGGAGTGCCGGGCACCGAGACCCTCGTGGCGACCACCCTGGGCGCCTGCCTGCGGCGCTTCGGCGCCGGGCCGCAGTTCGCGCGAGCGGTGGCCGCACTGACCAGCAACCCTGCCGACCGGTACGGCATCGGGCACCGCAAGGGCAGGCTGGCCCCGGGCCACGACGCGGACATCATGGTGCTCACCCCGGACGACACCTGGCGGATCGACGGCTCGGCCCTGCACTCCCGCGCCGGCTGGACCCCCTACGATGCGTACGCGCCCGGTGCCCGTGTCACTCTGACGCTGAGCCGTGGCACCGTCGTCTGGGACGCGGGCAAGGGACTGACGGGCAAGCCCGGCCGCGGCGAGCAGGTGCATCGGAGATGA